In Cololabis saira isolate AMF1-May2022 chromosome 1, fColSai1.1, whole genome shotgun sequence, the following proteins share a genomic window:
- the LOC133449419 gene encoding uncharacterized protein LOC133449419, which yields MERQEKQKKKFQGPPSPFLAPPTSFLAPPPQHYPRPGFGPWTARPGAASAPARVPASTGSTRVPGPPEFRVHQSTGSTRVPGPPEYRVHQSTGSTRVPGPPEYRVHQSTGYRVPGPPEFWVPGSGSTRVPGPPEYRVHQSSGSTRVLGTGFRVHQFCFKGDYSQKQLQDCPR from the exons ATGGAgcggcaggagaagcagaagaagaagttCCAGGGACCGCCCTCGCCGTTCCTGGCTCCGCCCACCTCGTTCCTGGCTCCGCCGCCTCAGCATTACCCCCGACCCGGGTTCGGCCCCTGGACGGCGAGACCCGGAGCAGCGTCTGCACCCGCTAGAGTTCCCGCA AGTACCGGGTCCACCAGAGTTCCGGGTCCACCAGAGTTCCGGGTCCACCAGAGTACCGGGTCCACCAGAGTTCCGGGTCCACCAGAGTACCGGGTCCACCAGAGTACCGGGTCCACCAGAGTACCGGGTCCACCAGAGTACCGGGTCCACCAGAGTACTGGGTACCGGGTTCCGGGTCCACCAGAGTTCTGGGTACCGGGTTCCGGGTCCACCAGAGTTCCGGGTCCACCAGAGTACCGGGTCCACCAGAGTTCCGGGTCCACCAGAGTACTGGGTACCGGGTTCCGGGTCCACCAGTTCTGCTTCAAAGGCGATTATtcacaaaaacagctgcaagatTGTCCTCGCTGA